The genomic stretch AGCCACCACATCACAATGTAGTCGACCTGCCGGTAAAGCGCGCCGAAGAGGAAGGCGAAGAAGGCGACGCCGACGATCGAGCAGCGGAGGGCGAGGAGATGCTGCCTCGGTCCGAATGGTTTTTTGCGGAGCGGCACGAGGATATCCTGGACGAAGATGCTGCCCCAGGAGTGGAGATGGGTCGCGTCGCCGCCGAAGACGCCCATGAGGAAGATCGCGCAGAGGACTCCCTTGATTCCGATCGGAAGGAGATGGGACACGGCGATCGGCATTGTCATCTGAGACTGCACTTTGGGGTCGGAGATTTTCCCGACCTCGACCCCGACCGAGGCAGCCTGGGAGGCGAAATCGGAGTGGTTCAGATAGGTCATCGCGCAGATCCCGAGGAGGACGACGACGGCGCCCTTCCCCATTTCCCGCCAGCGGCTCAACACGTTTCCCATGCGGGCTTCATGAGGTGTCAGCGCCGCGCCCTGGTAGCCGACAGCGTTCTGCCACGCCATCGTTCCGTAGATGCCGGTGATGATCGCCATGAGGACGTACCAGACGTTGAAGTCCTTCACGGCGCCTGAGTCGAAGGGGTTGAGGAAGGAGTGTCCGGCGGGTTGGGCCTGGAGGACGGTAGCGATTTCATGCCAGTTGAACATCAACAGCAGGGCGACGATGATGACGATATAGAAGATCTGGGCTACGATTCCCTCGAGGCAATTGATGATCATCACGGTGATCAACCCGCCGGAGAGGGCGACGAAGAGGGAGATCGAGAGGAAGCCCGCCATCAGGAGAACGTAGGTAGGGAAAATCCGGCCCAGGACCTCAACGTGTTCGGGGAAGCCCCAGAAGTAGGCAAGGCACCGCGCGCCGACGGCGGGGATGATGCCGAAGTTCAGGATGCCCGCGAAGAAGCCGAGGAAGCCGGTAAAAAGGCGGAACGACTTGCTGTAACGAAGCTCGAAGAACTGGGCGAGGGTCATCGAGCGCGTTTCCCGATAGCGGTAGACGACGAAGCCCGAAATGCCGACGACGAGGCCGATCGGGCCGGAGAGCCATCCCCACCAGGTCAGGGAGAAGCCCGAACGGGAAATGACTTCGAACATTGCGACGAAAACGACGGCCCCTGCCTGCAACTCTCCTCCCGCGATTGAAAGGAGATAGCGATCGGCGACCCGACCGCCCGACATGAAATCGGCAACTCCCCGGACGTATCTCTTCGAATAGAGGCCGACGAGAAAGACGAGAACGAGGGGAGTAA from Verrucomicrobium sp. GAS474 encodes the following:
- a CDS encoding sodium:proline symporter, with amino-acid sequence MSRLDWVIALTPLVLVFLVGLYSKRYVRGVADFMSGGRVADRYLLSIAGGELQAGAVVFVAMFEVISRSGFSLTWWGWLSGPIGLVVGISGFVVYRYRETRSMTLAQFFELRYSKSFRLFTGFLGFFAGILNFGIIPAVGARCLAYFWGFPEHVEVLGRIFPTYVLLMAGFLSISLFVALSGGLITVMIINCLEGIVAQIFYIVIIVALLLMFNWHEIATVLQAQPAGHSFLNPFDSGAVKDFNVWYVLMAIITGIYGTMAWQNAVGYQGAALTPHEARMGNVLSRWREMGKGAVVVLLGICAMTYLNHSDFASQAASVGVEVGKISDPKVQSQMTMPIAVSHLLPIGIKGVLCAIFLMGVFGGDATHLHSWGSIFVQDILVPLRKKPFGPRQHLLALRCSIVGVAFFAFLFGALYRQVDYIVMWWLVTTAIYVGGVGAAIIGGLYWKKGTTAGAWAALFAGSTLSVSGIIARQISPHFPLNPQEIGFGACLIAMTLYIVVSLLTNRENFNMDRLLHRGAYAMTVSEPKETASAAAPGRFVWLGRLIGIDSHFSLGDKWIAGTIFAWSILLSSIFLLGMAWNYLSSWPTWFWPGFWHVVGIGFPIFFAVVTGLWFTWGGIRGIVRFFARLRDERVNHLDDGTVKDHQNLAEQSH